Genomic segment of Sebastes umbrosus isolate fSebUmb1 chromosome 19, fSebUmb1.pri, whole genome shotgun sequence:
AAGATGCTGATGAGCAAGAAGGCCATGTCAATGATGGGCAGTCATCACTTCCCTGGTGGTGGTGGCGCAGCAGGAGGGAGGAACCATCACCACCTGGGGCTCGCCGGCAACAGCTCCTTGATGGCATCAGCGGCACCCTCAACGGACATGAACCTGCTGAAGCTGGCGTCCCCTGACCTGGAGCATCTGATCATCCAGTCCAACCAGGGACTGGTCACCACCAGCCCCGTGCCGAACGCCTCCAATCCCTTCATGTACCGCAACCAGGCCACCAATGAGCAAGAAGGTTTTGCCGATGGCTTTGTCAAAGCGCTCGCCGACCTTCACAAGCAGAACCAGCTGGTGGGAGGCGGCCCCATGTCGCCGTCCTCGTCCTCCAACACCTCCCTACAGGCATCCTACCAGAGGAGCTTAATGTCCGGCGGAGACATGCCCGTCTACACCAACCTCAGCAGCTACAACCCGGGCCAGATGACGTACCCCGGGGGTCAGATGGTGTACGGTAGCGGCTCAGGCCACGGCCACGGCCACGGCGGAGCACCTCATCCCCATGCCCGAGGAGTGGACGCCCCTCAGACTGTCCCCGAGGTGCCTCACCCAGCAGGCGACCCCACGTCCCCACCCTCCCTCTCCCCAATAGACATGGAGACGCAGGAGCGAATCAAAGTAGAGCGCAAAAAGCTCCGCAACCGCATCGCCGCGTCCAAGTGCCGCAAGCGGAAGCTGGAGCGGATCTCGAGGCTGGAGGAGAAGGTGAAAGTTCTGAAGAACCAGAACTCGGACTTGGCCTCCACCGCCGCCATGCTGCGGGAGCAGGTCACGCAGCTCAAACAGAAGGTCATGAGTCACGTCACCAGCGGCTGCCACATTGCCGTCGGCTCGGCCCCGGCCAAGTCCGGAGGAGGCGTGGGAGGCGCCGTCAGCGAGGACTCCAGCTCCTGAGGAGGCGGGACACCAGGAGAATGAGCGTGCAGAAAAAATAAGCCGAGAGGTTTACTTTGACCATTTTTGCTATTTTGCTCGCATTCTCGGTGAGAGCGAGCAGAGAGCGAGGTGTCAGGACAGATGGATGTTTAACGGGATTTCTGTAGCCCCGTAAACCCCTGTCAATCATCCAGCcagagggggcggggcttagagGAGAGATGGGAGACTGAAAGAGGGATAAATCCCTGACATGAGCAAAGttcaaattttaatttttttaagaggAGATGGCGGCAAATTTGAAGAGACTGTGCGCGTGTGAACAGATACAACGCATTTTTTTCGACTGGTGAATTATGACATATTTCAGAGTTTTTAAGCACAAAAAGGTCACGACCATCATTACATCTCAGTAAATAAACTGCAATGGAAACAGTGGAAATgattttccaccactgattctattttcattttatagtAAAAACTGaacaaatgtttaaataatttttctttttttacagtgtgaagttgatcttttattttttgaaacAGAGTTGAGAAGATTGCTCATAAAAGGTAATGCTACAATCAAAAGTACTGATGTAATTCATGTGGAAAACAGTAATCAGATTACTTATAGTTACAGAGTGAGGACTGGCATTTtaattctattgtcataatttacaagaagaagaagttagAGTGTCAAAGAGACAGTTTCATCCAGGGAACGCCTCGCCTGTGTTTTTACAATCACCCTTAATGGTTTCTGTGGTAGAGTTATGTAATCTGATTACTGCCAGTgactgtttacatttttttttaattgtgtttctgtgttttcttcgTCTGGAAGTTAAAAACCTTTATAGCTTTATTTTGACGAGTTTAAAGTTCCATCGTTGTTTTTCCAGCTGACAGgcggtttgatttttttttttattgttggcTGTTGGaaacttttctcat
This window contains:
- the june gene encoding junE proto-oncogene, AP-1 transcription factor subunit, producing the protein MTAKMETPFYHDDSHAVPGFSQIAEYERYSGNKMLMSKKAMSMMGSHHFPGGGGAAGGRNHHHLGLAGNSSLMASAAPSTDMNLLKLASPDLEHLIIQSNQGLVTTSPVPNASNPFMYRNQATNEQEGFADGFVKALADLHKQNQLVGGGPMSPSSSSNTSLQASYQRSLMSGGDMPVYTNLSSYNPGQMTYPGGQMVYGSGSGHGHGHGGAPHPHARGVDAPQTVPEVPHPAGDPTSPPSLSPIDMETQERIKVERKKLRNRIAASKCRKRKLERISRLEEKVKVLKNQNSDLASTAAMLREQVTQLKQKVMSHVTSGCHIAVGSAPAKSGGGVGGAVSEDSSS